From a region of the Corythoichthys intestinalis isolate RoL2023-P3 chromosome 7, ASM3026506v1, whole genome shotgun sequence genome:
- the angptl3 gene encoding angiopoietin-related protein 3, whose amino-acid sequence MTCFFLMLLIASSIAAVPLENLSQDDILTMTSENLTTAPSPTEAKSRFAMLDDVRLLANGLLQLGQSLREFVHKTKNQINDIFQKLNIFDKSFNHLSVVTSEIKEEEEELKRTTSVLKTNNEEIKNLSLEINAKINNIVQERAQLQNKVGSLEERLMGLSEHMIPADQHKEITTLKGVIETQEKAITNLLKAVQEQHEQLDYQKIKIKNMEDKLNADTLQDTADKIMDLETAPDVFAYLTRNVSENDLPVDCTELFERKENRSGIYIIKPHESEPFYAYCEMGSDGGLTVIQRRVDGSVDFDQTWEKYENGFGELENDFWLGLKKIHSITQQGLYILRIDMEDWKEDKHWAEYHFSLDGPSENYALNLSNYSGDLIDAMANSSSKRFSTKDQKNGNPQVSNCARNYTGGWWFAGCGENNLNGRYLWVKAKGRAARRRGLHWKPGNGAAYSLKMTKFSVRSVTNAEGLK is encoded by the exons ATGACGTGTTTTTTCCTGATGCTGTTGATAGCCAGTTCTATTGCTGCTGTTCCTCTGGAAAACCTGAGTCAAGATGACATCTTGACGATGACTTCCGAAAATCTTACAACAGCACCAAGTCCAACAGAGGCAAAGTCTCGGTTTGCCATGCTAGACGACGTCCGTCTTCTTGCAAATGGCCTCCTTCAACTGGGCCAAAGCTTACGGGAGTTTGTCCACAAGACCAAGAACCAAATCAATGATATTTtccaaaaattgaatatttttgaCAAATCGTTTAACCACCTTTCAGTGGTCACATCAGAAAtcaaggaggaagaggaggaactGAAGAGGACAACAAGTGTATTGAAGACAAACAATGAGGAGATCAAGAACCTGTCTTTGGAAATCAATGCTAAGATCAATAACATTGTGCAGGAGCGTGCACAGCTGCAGAACAAGGTGGGAAGTCTTGAGGAGAGGTTAATGGGACTGTCAGAGCACATGATCCCTGCTGACCAGCACAAAGAAATTACAACACTCAAG GGGGTGATTGAAACTCAAGAGAAAGCAATCACAAATCTACTGAAAGCTGTGCAGGAGCAGCATGAGCAGCTAGACTATCAgaaaatcaaaattaaaaatatggaGGACAAG CTCAACGCTGACACTTTACAAGACACAGCTGATAAGATAATGGATTTAGAGACAGCACCAGATGTCTTTGCGTATCTGACAAGAAATGTGTCTGAAAATG ATTTGCCCGTTGACTGCACTgaattatttgaaagaaaagaGAACAGGAGTGGAATCTACATCATAAAGCCACACGAATCTGAGCCTTTCTATGCTTACTGTGAAATGGGTTCTG ATGGAGGTTTAACAGTGATCCAACGGAGGGTTGATGGGTCAGTGGATTTTGACCAGACATGGGAGAAATATGAGAATGGCTTTGGAGAGCTAGAAA ACGACTTTTGGTTGGGTCTAAAGAAGATCCATAGCATTACACAACAAGGATTGTACATCTTGAGAATTGATATGGAGGACTGGAAAGAGGATAAACATTGGGCTGAGTACCATTTCTCGCTAGATGGTCCCTCTGAGAATTATGCACTCAATCTTAGCAACTACTCCGGTGACTTGATTGATGCCATGGCCAATAGTTCCAGTAAAAGATTCTCCACCAAAGACCAAAAAAATGGCAACCCACAAGTCTCTAACTGTGCACGTAATTACACAG GTGGTTGGTGGTTTGCTGGGTGTGGCGAGAACAACCTTAATGGAAGGTATCTATGGGTTAAAGCTAAGGGACGTGCTGCAAGAAGGAGGGGCCTTCACTGGAAGCCTGGCAACGGGGCAGCTTATTCCCTTAAAATGACCAAGTTTTCTGTACGTTCAGTCACAAATGCTGAAGGTCTCAAATGA